The region TAGGCAATACTAAAAGCAGTGTTTAGCTGTTtctgcgcacgcacgcacacacacacacacacacacacacacacacacacacacacacacacacacacacacacacacacacacacacacactcgcttaTGACCCTGCTGACGAGGTTCAGCATTGTAAATATTGCATGTGTAAGGTTTAAAAAGTCTCCTTTCAAAGGTTGAATGTGTTTAGTGAATAGAATGGTTGTTGTATTGTACTTGATGATATAAAAAAGCTAATCTAATTTCTCACCTGTGCAAAGCCTACATGCTGATTAttgaatatactgtatacatacaaaCTAATCTTCACTAACTTATAAAATACAACTTGAACAACTGAAAATGGTAAACACAACTGAATAAGTGCATATTTTTCAGTGTCACAGATCTTCGAATAGATCTCTAAAATATTTTGATTGGATTAACTTTTATTAGTGCTATTTCAACCCTATGATGATAACACTCACAGTATAACACCTTTACataactttatatatatatatataaaaaatacagaATTATCTATGTCACTTTAAAGATAAAGACGTTTATTGCAGCATGTCCACATGATCTCCTCAAagacagtattattattattcatatttttctgCTTTTATTAAagccgtctgtgtgtgtggaggattgaTCAGTCATACTGTTATCTTCATCATgacgtttgcgtgtgtgtgtgtgtgtgtgtgtgtgcgtacgtgcgtgcgtgtgtgtgcgtgcgtgtgtgtgtgttgtgtgcatgcatgcgtgtgtgtgacaCATCATTTTGTATCTGTGTCTAGGTATAAGACTCtagcatacgtgtgtgtgttgtgtgcatgcatgcgtgtgtgtgacaCATCATTTTGTATCTGTGTCTAGGTATAAGACTCtagcatacgtgtgtgtgttgtgtgcatgcatgcgtgtgtgtgacaCATCATTTTGTATCTGTGTCTAGGTATAAGACTCtagcatacgtgtgtgtgttgtgtgcatgcatgcgtgtgtgtgacaCATCATTTTGTATCTGTGTCTAGGTATAAGACTCTAGCATACGTGTGTGTGACACATCATTTTGTATCTGTGTCTAGGTATAAGACTCTAGCATACGTGTGTGTGATGAATAGAAAATCACAACTTCAGCTGTATGTCGACTTTACATATCCATGCTTAGAAATGATTGTCCTCAATGATCTGCTTATCATCTGACATTTGTTTAGAAAacggtgtgtgtttgtccagtcaGTGTGGTTAACATCACACAACCTGCACCTCCGAGGTGCTCTACATGGGATGACTCTCATCTTTGATTTAGTGCCTCAAATATGAAATCAAATATTCAATGGCTAGTCAGCCTATATTGTATAAATACACTCCAAGAGGCACCGTTTGGTTTATATGATGTAGGGTGGTCTCAGACTAAACAGCGGTAAAGTATTATATGCAGACCTGACTACCTtataggtctactgtactgtatatagagacACAACACAGTCAGGAGATACAGAATATTGTAGTCAGGACAGAAAGTGTTTAATATAAAGCACTCAGACACTCAGTCATGATTGGAAGAGTGATAAATTACCTAGTTGCTTGGTTGTCAGGGTTTATTTGAATGTGCATTAGCATGAGATGAATAACATCATACTGAAGTGTATTGTGTAACTTGGTGAGACAATAACTGCTGTACATCTTGGGAAATCAGTGGCACTGTTTGTATGTAAACAGCAggttgaattcaaaatggatgccAAAGCCTCAAACAGTATTTGAGATCTAGCCCTCCTGATGTGGAACTGAGATGTGCATGTGGATGAATTTGACATGTTTTATACCACTACTGTATTATAGCGCTTCCCAAAAGAGGGGGTAATGTAACAAACCTACCCTTGGTAACCACATTACCAGCAcctcctaatgagtcaacactaTTTGGGATGGTTGGTTAGTGTCTGGGTCTTGGgaccagaaggttgtgggttcaattccctcCCTGGTTGGGACAGACCCACCAAATTCACTCCAGTGTTCTCATTGGTGTTCCTTGCACTATGTGAGTGATCTCTCTCTGCCCTGATTCTGATTCTGTCTGTTGATGGCCTGTGTAGCGTTCTGCAGTCTGTtgatctccctcctcccttttttCACAACACGACACACAGGCGTTTTGTAAAGGAAAGGtgttatttctttatttcatgTCTAAAAAAAACATACGAAGAATAAACAAAATattatgagaaaaaaaatctagtGTCCTTTCCTTGTCATTGATTCTGTACTTTTCCAAAGCTTTGAATTGGTCATAATGTTATTCGGGTAGCCAGGTAGGCCATGACGTGTGTGCACTTAGATTTTACCATCTCATTTCATGGAGCACTTTTCTCCTAGCTGTCTATCTGGCACACACACCGTGCATAGTGTAAGATATCATACTAATGGCCGCACTCACTGAGGAAGGCTTGGTCTCTGTAAATGTGACGGTATTGTCATGCTACCTCACGTCAGTCATCTTACTCAATGTCACACACATTTAGTTGTTTCCCACAGTGTCACACTCTCCagtgtctccctgtgtgtcctcctcctccctcttcccacCCCCCTCCCCTACATTTCTCCCATACCCATGCCACAAtagatacatcccaaatggcaccttattccctatttagtgcactacatttttaCTAGGGCCCATGGGCCCTggttagaagtagtgcactatatagggaatagggtgacatttggactGCAGACAAAGTGTCACAGCTGTGGATGCATGACCACAGTATTTATAGATGGGCCAAAGGTAACATCATTGTGCAGTTACCCCCTCCTGTTAAGTCCTGAAGCCCCGGGGTATCTACCCCCACTAGGATACTGGCATTTGGCCTTTTCTCATTTTTGGGACTTGTGTTAGATACTTTAGTCTGGTTTTTCTACATTCATAACCTATTATGTGATAATATGACAAAAATATCACGTTCTGGTGTTATAAGCACAGACCAAGGTTTTGTGTTCATTTGTTTACCTATTTTTTTGTGTATTTAATGCCAATAAAATGTCAATATTCAAACCACAATGCAAACAACTGAACGCAATGGCATAAACATGAATTGATAGTGCTATGCCATAGAACTGGGTAGGTACATGTCAGTGGAGGCTaatgggaggacaggctcattgtattgggtggaatggaataaattgaacagtatcaaacacatcaaacatatggaaacctcgttgactccattccattgattccattccattgcaattagcccgtcctcctatagctcctcacaCCAGCCTCCCCTGGTAAATGTAAATGCATATCATAAACTCATTGGATTTTTTAACAGATACAATTTACATCATGTTTCCAGCCAGCTATGAAATTATACCTgaaacacacactgtataaaaCAAACCATTTCCAAATCCTATCTATCACTCCACCACATCCCCAAACGAAATATACTCCAGTACAACCTTGGTTCTGCTTGGTTCTCTGTACTCTCATATAGAGGGGCTGAAGAGGTTTAGGGGACCCAGGTTCCTCCCATCGTCCGTGTCACACGGGTTATAGAAGGGGATCAGCGGAACGAACACCGTTTCCATGGAGAATGTGTACAGCGGCGTCATGGTAACAGCGTTATAGAACGCTACTTCCTCCTTCTCACAGTCTAAGAACACTCCGATCCGGACGGGCCTGATGGACACCGGGACCTTGGTGGGTTTGGGGTCTGTACAGGCCAAGATGGCCCCTCCCTTCAGGGATAGGGTCCAGAGACCGTTACTGGTCCCACTGGAGTCCATCTCCCCCCGGTGGACATCCTCCCTGGCCACACCCAGCCGCCACGCTGTCTTGTggcccacctccacctcccagtaATGACGTCCGGTGATGAAGCCTTCTCGGCCCATGACACTGTAGTAGTAGTGGAAGCAGCGGGGGTTGGGTGGCTCCTCCTCCGAGGCCTTGGGGATAACTTTGTCCTCCTCAAACCACACAGAAGTGCAgctgggggagagggtgaggagggggtggGCTGTCTCTGGGTCAAAGGTCACTTCAGTGATATCTGGGAGGAGGGGGCTCAGGTGAGTTGTTGTAATCTAGAATTATCTAATGGTATACTGTTTGTGTAAGTGGATCCCTTTAAGTAGGAATGTAAAAAAACATATACTGGTACATTAGCACTACGTCAATAGAAGACGTAATCTCTTAAACTCAGCATTATACACATTGTATAACAAACAATACTATAACAATACTAATGTCACAGAATGATATGATGTGCATTACTTGGGTACAGGCAGCTCTTCATGTGTTTCCATATCCTGTACTGGATGGGCCCCACAAAGTGTGCTGATCGCACCTCCACATCCACCTGCGGAGGGGGTATGAAAGCCACCTGAGACCTGCGGGggtatgagagagggagaggtgcaGGGGAAGAGGAGTGCAAAGATGGATGAAAAGGGACCGAAAAGAATGTGAAAGGAAAGGATTGGGAAATgagtgagggtagagagagggtagagagagtagagaaagaaAGTGGGATGccaaagagagaaggagaggatagagcGAGTGgagggaagaaaaagggggatgccaaagacaggatacagagagagagatagaagagagagagggagagagagagagagagagagagagagagagaaagagagagagagagagagagagagaaagagagagagaggagagagagagagacaatgagatgCCAAAGATGCAAGATGAGAGATTATGGCCGATCAGGAGAAGGGAGTGATTTGTGACACGAGAAATAGATGGAGTCATAATCAGTTAAATaattaaatatgaacacttgcCTTTTCAAGAGGTCTTGAATCTCcttcagagagaaaaaaaggaaggGTCATAACAGTAGTGAAAGACCTTAACGCACTCAAAACAACATAGCACATACAGTGTATTTGTTCCACTGATAAAGGTGCCCAATAAAAAATTTATATTCAATTGTTTTCCATcagaaaacaaatcaaaattgTGCCCTCTGTGAACTCAATATGCAGTTGATATTCTATCTCATCAGTGTTTGGTGCCAAACCTCAGCTAGTCCTCCAGGACTGCACTGTGTGTTGCTTCTGTCCACCAACCTTTTAATGAGAAATTGATTAGACCTGCAAAAAGCAGGGCAAGTAGACTCTTTAGCCAATGATTGATCAAATTAGTGCCAGAAGAGAAGGCAATAAGCTGACACGGTGGGTCCTTGAGGACTGCAATGTCAGCGTAGGCTAGCTGTTGTGGAAGCTGAAAGCAGAATCCAGTAGATTCTGTGGAGGTACTCCAAGCTTCTCATTCCCCTGACCCTCCCCAaaccactccctccctcctgccatTCATCACATTCTCTGTAACACTTTGCTCTCCGACCTTTCATCATAAGACCTGGATGACGGTGTTGTAATAATGACATAAGAGTTGTCATAAACAGTTATGACAGTCTGTCTCATCTTATGATCATTGATGGTGGCCAACTCTCCTCATGGAGAGCTACTGCAATGTGCAGGCTTTAGTTCCAGCCCTGCACTAGATTTACAtgaacattttagtaatttagcagacgctgttatccagagcgacttatagtgcATTCATctaaagatagctaggtgggacaactacatatcacagtcatagtaagtacattcgTCCTCattaaagtagctatcagcagtcAGAGCTAGTAAGAGGGAAAGTGAAGTGTTAGTtcccaaaaagctatttttgggggtgaggggaggtggaggaggggttgcaagggggggtgctgtgggattaaACCTTTGGTTAAACCTAAAAATAACATAAATGCAAACTaatttacaaaacattaaggacatctgctatttccatgacatagactgaccagatgaatccaggtgaaagctacgatcccttattgatgtcacctgttaaatccacttcaatcagtgcagatgaaatggagaagacaggttaaagaaggatttttaagccttgagacaattgagacatggacatggtgttcttaatgttttgtacactcagtgtatatacagtaaaaCTACTTTTGTTGATGTTGTACCAAGTAGATTTTTCACTCTGGAATTACCTATCCAAATTTCGTCAATTGGGTTATAAGCCAATTAAATAAATTTCCTGTTAATCAAGATATTAAGTTGGTTCCATAACATGAAATAATGACTCCAAACACTTTCTTTACATAATATTTCCACATTAACCGGTTACAATATTGTAACCAAATGGTAACCATCTCATCAATAGAAGCCTTTCCATGCACTTTAGTATCACAGTTCTTAAGCAGATAGCATTTAAGTTCCAGTGCTGGCAGTGAACATATAATCATTAAAAAAACAGAACACATTACCAGGAATGACATTCATTCCcacaggtggccaaaaataacaaacagaaagcCACGCCCCCAATAGGCCATGCCTCCAACAATTCTGATAGGCTACCACTGCTACATTGCTCTCACCACTATGCAACATTGATGCCCATGAGGTGTTGAATGCAATTTAGAAGCATtcattcaattaaaaaaaatcacattgatcTGTCAAATTCGTTATTTGATTTCAGGCAAATTGAATGGAATAGGTTGAACGAACCAAATATTAATTTTGGATCATACCATTTAGAAAAAGCACTTCAGATAAACAACAGCGCCATCCCTCTTTTTACAGTGAAGAGGTGCAGTGCTAGAACAATAGCCTGAACACCCTAACTCACTCACTTTGAGCAGTTTGGGACTATCCTCCTCAGCCAGTTTGTTGTTTGCGTGGCAAATGACCTCTCTCCAGATCTTCTTCCCTTGCAATGGcgatcttcttctctctctccctaagcagcttcaccctcttctctttctccttcttcaGTCGCTCCATATCCATGGTCTCCTCTTCATCCAGGAAGCGATGGAGGTTCTGGAACTCAGCTCGGACCTCCCGCTCCAGATGATCAAAAACATcctgagagatagatagagagacagacttTAACTATTTTGTGTAGTAGGTTTACTATGTTTTGTTACATATAGTGGGTAGTAGGTTTTTGCTATGTTTTGTTACTATAGTAGTGGGTAGTAGGTTTACTATGTTTTGTTATTATATAGTGGGTAGAGGTTTTACTATTTTTGTTACTATATAGTGGGGTATAGGTTTTAACTATGTTTTGTTACTATATAGTGGGGAGTAGGTTTACTATGTTTGTTACTATATAGTGGGTAGTAGGTTTTACTATGTTTTGTTACTATATAGTGGGTAGTAGGTTTTACTATGTTTTGTTACTATATAGTGGGTAGTAGGTTTTACTATGTTTTGTTATTATATAGTGGGTAGTAGGTTTTACTATGTTTTGTTACTATATAGTGGGTAGTAGGTTTTACTATATTTTGTTACTATATAGTGGGTAGTAGGTTTTACTATGTTTTGTTACTATATAGTGGGTAGTAGGTTTTACTATGTTTTGTTACTATATAGTGGGTAGTAGGTTTTACTATGTTTTGTTACTATATAGTGGGTAGTAGGTTTTACTATGTTTTGTTACTATATAGTGGGTAGTAGGTTTTACTATGTTTTGTTACTATATAGTGGGTAGTAGGTTTTACTATGTTTTGTTACTATATAGTGGGTAGTAGGTTTTACTATTTTTGTTACTATATAGTGGGTAGTAGGTTTTACTATGTTTTGTTACTATATAGTGGGTAGTAGGTTTTACTATGTTTTGTTACTATATAGTGGGTAGTAGGTTTTACTATGTTTTGTTACTATATAGTGGGTAGTAGGTTTTACTATGTTTTGTTACTATATAGTGGGTAGTAGGTTTTACTATGTTTTGTTACTATATAGTGGGTAGTAGGTTTTACTATGTTTTGTTACTATATAGTGGGTAGTAGGTTTTACTATGTTTTGTTACTATATAGTGGGTAGTAGGTTTACTATGTTTTGTTACTATATAGTGGGTAGTAGGTTTTACTATGTTTTGTTACTATATAGTGGGTAGTAGGTTTTACTATGTTTTGTTACTATATAGTGGGTAGTAGGTTTTACTATGTTTTGTTACTATATAGTGGGTAGTAGGTTTTACTATGTTTTGTTACTATATAGTGGGTAGTAGGTTTTACTATGTTTTGTTACTATATAGTGGGTAGTAGGTTTTACTATGTTTTGTTACTATATAGTGGGTAGTAGGTTTTACTATGTTTTGTTACTATATAGTGGGGGTAGTAGGTTTTACTATGTTTTGTTACTATATAGTGGGTAGTAGGTTTACTATGTTTTGTTACTATATAGTGGGTAGTAGGTTTTACTATGTTTTTGTTACTATATAGTGGGTAGTAGGTTTACTATGTTTTGTTACTATATAGTGGGTAGTAGGTTTTACTATGTTTTGTTACTATATAGTGGGTAGTAGGTTTTACTATGTTTTGTTACTATATAGTGGGTAGTAGGTTTTACTATGTTTTGTTACTATATAGTGGGTAGTCGGTTTTACTATGTTTGTTACTATATATGGGGTAGTAGGTTTTACTATGTTTTGTTACTAGATAGTGGGTAGTAGGTTTTACTATGTTTTGTTACTATATAGTGGGTAGTAGGTTTTACTATGTTTTGTTACTATATAGTGGGTAGTAGGTTTTACTATGTTTTGTTACTATATAGTGGGTAGTAGGTTTACTATGTTTTGTTACTATATAGTGGGTAGTAGGTTTTACTATGTTTTGTTACTATATAGTGGGTAGTAGGTTTTACTATGTTTGTTACTATATAGTGGGTAGTAGGTTTTACTATGTTTTGTTACTATATAGTGGGTATAGGTTTACTATGTTTTGTTACTATATAGTGGGTAGTAGGTTTACTATGTTTTGTTACTATATAGTGGGTAGTAGGTTTTACTATGTTTGTTACTATATAGTGGGTAGTAGGTTTTACTATGTTTTGTTACTATATAGTGGGTAGTAGGTTTTACTATGTTTTGTTACTATATAGTGGGTAGTAGGTTTTACTATGTTTTGTTACTATATAGTGGGTAGTAGGTTTTACTATGTTTTGTTACTATATAGTGGGTAGTAGTTTTACTATGTTTGTTACTATATAGTGGGTAGTAGGTTTACTATGTTTTGTTACTATATAGTGGGTAGTAGGTTTTACTATGTTTTGTTACTATATAGTGGGTAGTAGGTTTTACTATGTTTTGTTACTATATAGTGGGTAGTAGGTTTTACTATGTTTTGTTACTATATAGTGGGGTAGTAGGTTTTACTATGTTTTGTCTATTATAGTGGGTAGTCGGTTTTACTATGTTTTGTTATATATAGTGGGTAGTAGGTTTTACTATGTTTTGTTACTATATAGGGGTAGTAGGTTTTACTATGTTTTGTTATTATATAGTGGGTAGTAGGTTTTACTATTTTGTTACTATATAGGGGTAGTAGTTTTACTATGTTTTGTTATTATATAGTGGGTagtaggttttctatgttttgttactaTATAGTGGGTAGTAGGTTTTACTATGTTTTGTTACTATATAGTGGGTAGTAGGTGTTACTATGTTTTGTTACTATAGTGGGT is a window of Salmo trutta chromosome 37, fSalTru1.1, whole genome shotgun sequence DNA encoding:
- the LOC115176409 gene encoding zinc-binding protein A33, which encodes MKSCLYPNITEVTFDPETAHPLLTLSPSCTSVWFEEDKVIPKASEEEPPNPRCFHYYYSVMGREGFITGRHYWEVEVGHKTAWRLGVAREDVHRGEMDSSGTSNGLWTLSLKGGAILACTDPKPTKVPVSIRPVRIGVFLDCEKEEVAFYNAVTMTPLYTFSMETVFVPLIPFYNPCDTDDGRNLGPLNLFSPSI